The Castor canadensis chromosome 8, mCasCan1.hap1v2, whole genome shotgun sequence genome contains a region encoding:
- the LOC109677268 gene encoding LOW QUALITY PROTEIN: uncharacterized protein C12orf71 homolog (The sequence of the model RefSeq protein was modified relative to this genomic sequence to represent the inferred CDS: substituted 2 bases at 2 genomic stop codons), whose protein sequence is MTTSPSSSDYTDTEDDDVXESKSNLSLSVGYFPYDDPISYEDPTSYEDTTSMDSPVHFLPPFQGKGWTKSIKRLVKRXDQIEDDPGQFCKLSITLAWDIDIGLEQADPTANWNLNRNHHWMDKWPQEQKLTPCKLDDLTQKPETFLDDQNDDKNDDSLFPESRQEKDFQLSTSSPTHMIQINHKEHDACQVLPKCKPPENAEVIQFPEIPPQSKEHQLAVVSTVMPHKNERDSLVRGPGWAVEFPYLVCEAGRYEVSDMTSSRRRMTAKRSWGRVVGKVKRTTKVGEKGRNKKHY, encoded by the coding sequence ATGACAACCTCACCCTCCAGCAGCGACTACACTGACACAGAGGATGACGATGTGTAGGAATCCAAATCTAACCTGAGTCTCTCTGTGGGCTACTTCCCCTATGATGACCCTATTTCTTATGAGGACCCAACCTCCTATGAAGACACAACTTCTATGGATTCACCAGttcacttcctccctcctttccaagGGAAAGGGTGGACTAAGAGTATCAAGAGACTCGTCAAGAGATGAGATCAGATTGAGGATGACCCAGGGCAGTTTTGCAAACTAAGCATCACCCTAGCCTGGGATATTGATATAGGGCTTGAGCAGGCAGACCCAACAGCTAACTGGAATCTAAATAGAAACCACCACTGGATGGACAAGTGGCCACAAGAGCAAAAACTGACTCCTTGCAAATTGGATGATCTAACACAAAAGCCTGAGACATTTCTAGATGATCAGAATGATGACAAGAATGATGACTCCTTGTTCCCTGAATCTCGTCAGGAAAAAGATTTCCAGCTGTCCACCAGCTCCCCAACTCATATGATTCAGATCAACCACAAAGAACATGATGCTTGTCAAGTTTTACCCAAGTGCAAACCACCAGAAAATGCAGAAGTCATTCAGTTCCCAGAGATTCCTCCTCAGTCTAAGGAACATCAGCTTGCTGTGGTGAGTACAGTGATGCCTCACAAGAATGAAAGGGACAGCCTAGTAAGAGGACCAGGCTGGGCAGTGGAGTTTCCCTACCTGGTGTGCGAAGCAGGGAGGTATGAGGTGTCTGACATGACTAGCAGTAGGAGAAGGATGACAGCCAAGAGGAGTTGGGGTAGAGTTGTAGGGAAAGTAAAGAGAACCACTAAGGTGGGAGAAAAGGGTAGGAACAAGAAGCACTACTAA